The following coding sequences are from one Triticum dicoccoides isolate Atlit2015 ecotype Zavitan chromosome 4A, WEW_v2.0, whole genome shotgun sequence window:
- the LOC119286849 gene encoding SWI/SNF complex subunit SWI3D-like isoform X2: MEPKSQPAAHGDGAPAEAPRRRGGGGKRKASGSSFTPSKRHAKERNAAFHAPSHMLHSGPLTRAARQSPHKLSTAPADAAPAAAVPGGSGPGEGSAIRPDEVQTPAEETPLVDEGFEAVRSRGAGVHVVPTFAGWFSWKEIHQVEKQTLPSFFNGKSEKRTPEIYSGIRNSIMMKFHANPQLQLEPKDLAELSVGEVDARQEVFDFLDHWGLINFHPFPPAGLEESKPEESQSDSRNEEKASLIEKLFKFEPVQSYMIPLPNKGEGEIPVPLPTLLPDPVLVEDVIAAAEPSVEYHCNSCSVDCSGKRYHCRTQADFDLCSNCYNEEKFDGGMSKTDFILMDSTEVSGARGTSWTDEETLLLLEALEIFGGKWTEIAEHVATKTKTQCMLHFLQMQIEDRFHDGDDIHQNIHESTEQALVEKSTPEVPEKMETEEKVEGKDTKDEKPSEKTEGNHTEEKTEEGSVVENKDAKNSGGADSVTTPNVDEPKPSSDTDLAKENSVNLDTSEKNAPDDAIVISGENASNDAIDILKSAFEAVGNFPGHEGSFADAGNPVMALAAFLAGLVEDDNATTSCRSSLKAISEDSPALQLASRHCYILEDPPSDLKDIFVTVSNTNKDEDQAKGEDQAKGEDQAKDEHMVIDSTGTEKKDINVKEENTVSVEKQNSPSISPKDHKESDTKNVSCDDEAPTVEPKSNKAKETDDPVPLVDKASQEVVAGSTTCATNPELLKDKPSSEVEPDDDSPSQGKIELNKTEDAVAAPTAVQEDEETHTLGNGKLEEPNSAENVPADGEMVSRVTAEHNDSLTRLKRAAATAVSAAAAKAKLLAEQEEDQIRRLAALVVEKLLQKTEAKMSLFADVEHVALRTREYTEKTRKKLLMERNAIIAARMGALPSRPNQQGAAGNRLPPGYGAPAVRPPNAMPRPSS; this comes from the exons ATGGAGCCCAAGTCCCAGCCCGCGGCGCACGGCGACGGGGCGCCGGCCGAGGCCCCccgccgccgcggcggcggcggcaagcgcaAGGCGTCGGGGTCGTCGTTCACGCCGTCCAAGCGGCACGCCAAGGAGCGCAACGCCGCCTTCCACGCGCCCTCCCACATGCTGCACAGCGGGCCGCTCACGCGCGCCGCGCGCCAGTCGCCGCACAAGCTCTCGACCGCCCCGGCGGATGCGGCCCCCGCGGCGGCCGTGCCGGGGGGATCGGGCCCGGGCGAGGGCTCCGCGATTCGGCCCGACGAGGTGCAGACGCCCGCCGAGGAAACGCCGCTGGTGGATGAGGGGTTCGAGGCCGTTCGATCCCGCGGCGCCGGCGTCCATGTGGTCCCTACCTTCGCTG GATGGTTTTCATGGAAGGAAATCCACCAAGTTGAGAAGCAAACCCTGCCTTCGTTTTTTAATGGAAAATCGGAGAAGCGGACACCAGAGATATACTCGGGGATTAGAAATTCTATCATGATGAAATTTCATGCCAATCCTCAGCTGCAGCTGGAGCCCAAAGATTTGGCTGAGCTGTCAGTTGGGGAGGTCGATGCTCGACAGGAAGTGTTTGATTTTTTGGATCACTGGGGCCTGATCAATTTCCACCCTTTTCCACCTGCTGGCCTAGAAGAGAGTAAGCCAGAGGAGAGCCAAAGCGATTCTCGCAATGAGGAGAAAGCTTCTCTCATTGAGAAGCTGTTTAAATTTGAACCGGTTCAGTCATACATGATTCCTTTACCAAATAAAGGGGAGGGGGAAATTCCAGTGCCTCTGCCTACGTTGCTTCCTGATCCTGTTCTAGTGGAAGATGTAATTGCAGCAGCTGAGCCTTCCGTTGAGTACCATTGCAACTCTTGTTCAGTTGATTGCTCAGGCAAGCGCTATCATTGCCGGACCCAG GCAGATTTTGACCTGTGTTCTAACTGCTACAACGAAGAAAAATTCGATGGAGGCATGTCCAAAACAGATTTCATCCTCATGGATTCCACAGAAGTTTCTGGTGCTCGTGGTACTAGCTGGACTGATGAGGAGACATTGCTTCTCTTAGAAGCTCTGGAAATTTTTGGTGGAAAATGGACTGAGATTGCCGAACATGTTgctacaaaaacaaaaacacagtGTATGTTACACTTTCTGCAAATGCAAATTGAGGATCGCTTCCATGATGGTGATGATATTCACCAAAATATCCATGAAAGCACAGAGCAAGCCTTGGTGGAAAAAAGCACCCCTGAAGTACCTGAGAAAATGGAAACTGAAGAGAAAGTTGAAGGAAAAGATACCAAGGATGAGAAGCCTTCAGAGAAAACGGAAGGCAATCACACAGAAGAAAAAACAGAAGAAGGAAGTGTTGTTGAAAATAAAGATGCCAAAAATTCAGGTGGTGCAGATTCAGTCACAACACCAAACGTTGATGAGCCAAAACCATCTTCTGATACTGACCTAGCAAAGGAAAATTCTGTTAATCTTGATACTTCTGAGAAAAATGCGCCAGATGATGCTATTGTTATTTCTGGTGAAAATGCATCAAATGATGCTATTGATATCCTGAAATCTGCGTTCGAGGCTGTTGGTAACTTCCCTGGACATGAAGGTTCGTTTGCTGATGCAGGGAATCCTGTTATGGCATTG GCAGCATTTTTGGCTGGTCTTGTGGAAGATGACAATGCTACCACTTCTTGCCGTAGTTCACTAAAAGCTATCTCAGAGGATTCTCCTGCACTACAATTGGCAAGTAGGCACTGTTATATTCTTGAAGATCCACCGAGTGATCTGAAAGACATTTTTGTCACTGTAAG TAATACAAATAAAGATGAGGATCAAGCAAAAGGTGAGGATCAAGCAAAAGGTGAGGATCAAGCAAAAGATGAGCATATGGTCATAGATTCAACTGGTACTGAGAAAAAGGACATCAATGTTAAGGAAGAGAATACCGTGTCTGTGGAAAAGCAAAACAGTCCATCCATTTCACCAAAAGACCACAAAGAATCAGATACTAAGAATGTATCTTGCGATGATGAAGCACCCACAGTGGAGCCTAAATCCAATAAAGCTAAGGAGACCGATGATCCAGTTCCTCTGGTGGATAAGG CTTCTCAAGAGGTTGTTGCAGGAAGTACTACATGTGCAACTAATCCTGAGCTGTTAAAGGACAAACCAAGTTCTGAAGTGGAGCCAGATGATGATTCACCTTCACAAGGCAAGATCGAGCTTAACAAGACTGAAGATGCAGTTGCTGCCCCAACTGCCGTACAAGAAGATGAGGAAACCCATACATTGGGGAATGGCAAGCTGGAAG AACCTAACAGTGCTGAAAATGTACCTGCCGATGGAGAGATGGTCTCAAGAGTGACCGCCGAGCATAATGATTCCTTAACTAGGCTAAAACGAGCCGCAGCGACTGCTGTTTCAGCAGCTGCTGCGAAGGCTAAGCTCCTTGCTGAGCAGGAAGAAGATCAAATTCGACGGCTAGCTGCACTGGTGGTTGAGAAACTG CTGCAGAAGACGGAGGCGAAGATGTCATTATTTGCAGATGTTGAGCATGTGGCCCTGCGCACAAGAGAATACACTGAAAAGACCAGAAAGAAGCTTCTGATGGAGCGGAACGCAATAATCGCAGCTCGCATGGGTGCACTGCCATCTAGGCCGAACCAGCAGGGTGCAGCTGGGAACAGATTGCCGCCCGGATATGGCGCCCCTGCAGTAAGACCGCCAAACGCAATGCCCCGGCCGAGCAGCTGA
- the LOC119286849 gene encoding SWI/SNF complex subunit SWI3D-like isoform X1: protein MEPKSQPAAHGDGAPAEAPRRRGGGGKRKASGSSFTPSKRHAKERNAAFHAPSHMLHSGPLTRAARQSPHKLSTAPADAAPAAAVPGGSGPGEGSAIRPDEVQTPAEETPLVDEGFEAVRSRGAGVHVVPTFAGWFSWKEIHQVEKQTLPSFFNGKSEKRTPEIYSGIRNSIMMKFHANPQLQLEPKDLAELSVGEVDARQEVFDFLDHWGLINFHPFPPAGLEESKPEESQSDSRNEEKASLIEKLFKFEPVQSYMIPLPNKGEGEIPVPLPTLLPDPVLVEDVIAAAEPSVEYHCNSCSVDCSGKRYHCRTQADFDLCSNCYNEEKFDGGMSKTDFILMDSTEVSGARGTSWTDEETLLLLEALEIFGGKWTEIAEHVATKTKTQCMLHFLQMQIEDRFHDGDDIHQNIHESTEQALVEKSTPEVPEKMETEEKVEGKDTKDEKPSEKTEGNHTEEKTEEGSVVENKDAKNSGGADSVTTPNVDEPKPSSDTDLAKENSVNLDTSEKNAPDDAIVISGENASNDAIDILKSAFEAVGNFPGHEGSFADAGNPVMALAAFLAGLVEDDNATTSCRSSLKAISEDSPALQLASRHCYILEDPPSDLKDIFVTVSNTNKDEDQAKGEDQAKGEDQAKDEHMVIDSTGTEKKDINVKEENTVSVEKQNSPSISPKDHKESDTKNVSCDDEAPTVEPKSNKAKETDDPVPLVDKGASNDTKVPSSSTKDSVAPENNANGCGLSASQEVVAGSTTCATNPELLKDKPSSEVEPDDDSPSQGKIELNKTEDAVAAPTAVQEDEETHTLGNGKLEEPNSAENVPADGEMVSRVTAEHNDSLTRLKRAAATAVSAAAAKAKLLAEQEEDQIRRLAALVVEKLLQKTEAKMSLFADVEHVALRTREYTEKTRKKLLMERNAIIAARMGALPSRPNQQGAAGNRLPPGYGAPAVRPPNAMPRPSS, encoded by the exons ATGGAGCCCAAGTCCCAGCCCGCGGCGCACGGCGACGGGGCGCCGGCCGAGGCCCCccgccgccgcggcggcggcggcaagcgcaAGGCGTCGGGGTCGTCGTTCACGCCGTCCAAGCGGCACGCCAAGGAGCGCAACGCCGCCTTCCACGCGCCCTCCCACATGCTGCACAGCGGGCCGCTCACGCGCGCCGCGCGCCAGTCGCCGCACAAGCTCTCGACCGCCCCGGCGGATGCGGCCCCCGCGGCGGCCGTGCCGGGGGGATCGGGCCCGGGCGAGGGCTCCGCGATTCGGCCCGACGAGGTGCAGACGCCCGCCGAGGAAACGCCGCTGGTGGATGAGGGGTTCGAGGCCGTTCGATCCCGCGGCGCCGGCGTCCATGTGGTCCCTACCTTCGCTG GATGGTTTTCATGGAAGGAAATCCACCAAGTTGAGAAGCAAACCCTGCCTTCGTTTTTTAATGGAAAATCGGAGAAGCGGACACCAGAGATATACTCGGGGATTAGAAATTCTATCATGATGAAATTTCATGCCAATCCTCAGCTGCAGCTGGAGCCCAAAGATTTGGCTGAGCTGTCAGTTGGGGAGGTCGATGCTCGACAGGAAGTGTTTGATTTTTTGGATCACTGGGGCCTGATCAATTTCCACCCTTTTCCACCTGCTGGCCTAGAAGAGAGTAAGCCAGAGGAGAGCCAAAGCGATTCTCGCAATGAGGAGAAAGCTTCTCTCATTGAGAAGCTGTTTAAATTTGAACCGGTTCAGTCATACATGATTCCTTTACCAAATAAAGGGGAGGGGGAAATTCCAGTGCCTCTGCCTACGTTGCTTCCTGATCCTGTTCTAGTGGAAGATGTAATTGCAGCAGCTGAGCCTTCCGTTGAGTACCATTGCAACTCTTGTTCAGTTGATTGCTCAGGCAAGCGCTATCATTGCCGGACCCAG GCAGATTTTGACCTGTGTTCTAACTGCTACAACGAAGAAAAATTCGATGGAGGCATGTCCAAAACAGATTTCATCCTCATGGATTCCACAGAAGTTTCTGGTGCTCGTGGTACTAGCTGGACTGATGAGGAGACATTGCTTCTCTTAGAAGCTCTGGAAATTTTTGGTGGAAAATGGACTGAGATTGCCGAACATGTTgctacaaaaacaaaaacacagtGTATGTTACACTTTCTGCAAATGCAAATTGAGGATCGCTTCCATGATGGTGATGATATTCACCAAAATATCCATGAAAGCACAGAGCAAGCCTTGGTGGAAAAAAGCACCCCTGAAGTACCTGAGAAAATGGAAACTGAAGAGAAAGTTGAAGGAAAAGATACCAAGGATGAGAAGCCTTCAGAGAAAACGGAAGGCAATCACACAGAAGAAAAAACAGAAGAAGGAAGTGTTGTTGAAAATAAAGATGCCAAAAATTCAGGTGGTGCAGATTCAGTCACAACACCAAACGTTGATGAGCCAAAACCATCTTCTGATACTGACCTAGCAAAGGAAAATTCTGTTAATCTTGATACTTCTGAGAAAAATGCGCCAGATGATGCTATTGTTATTTCTGGTGAAAATGCATCAAATGATGCTATTGATATCCTGAAATCTGCGTTCGAGGCTGTTGGTAACTTCCCTGGACATGAAGGTTCGTTTGCTGATGCAGGGAATCCTGTTATGGCATTG GCAGCATTTTTGGCTGGTCTTGTGGAAGATGACAATGCTACCACTTCTTGCCGTAGTTCACTAAAAGCTATCTCAGAGGATTCTCCTGCACTACAATTGGCAAGTAGGCACTGTTATATTCTTGAAGATCCACCGAGTGATCTGAAAGACATTTTTGTCACTGTAAG TAATACAAATAAAGATGAGGATCAAGCAAAAGGTGAGGATCAAGCAAAAGGTGAGGATCAAGCAAAAGATGAGCATATGGTCATAGATTCAACTGGTACTGAGAAAAAGGACATCAATGTTAAGGAAGAGAATACCGTGTCTGTGGAAAAGCAAAACAGTCCATCCATTTCACCAAAAGACCACAAAGAATCAGATACTAAGAATGTATCTTGCGATGATGAAGCACCCACAGTGGAGCCTAAATCCAATAAAGCTAAGGAGACCGATGATCCAGTTCCTCTGGTGGATAAGGGTGCGTCCAACGACACAAAAGTTCCATCAAGTTCTACCAAAGATTCAGTTGCTCCAGAAAATAATGCAAATGGATGTGGTTTGTCAGCTTCTCAAGAGGTTGTTGCAGGAAGTACTACATGTGCAACTAATCCTGAGCTGTTAAAGGACAAACCAAGTTCTGAAGTGGAGCCAGATGATGATTCACCTTCACAAGGCAAGATCGAGCTTAACAAGACTGAAGATGCAGTTGCTGCCCCAACTGCCGTACAAGAAGATGAGGAAACCCATACATTGGGGAATGGCAAGCTGGAAG AACCTAACAGTGCTGAAAATGTACCTGCCGATGGAGAGATGGTCTCAAGAGTGACCGCCGAGCATAATGATTCCTTAACTAGGCTAAAACGAGCCGCAGCGACTGCTGTTTCAGCAGCTGCTGCGAAGGCTAAGCTCCTTGCTGAGCAGGAAGAAGATCAAATTCGACGGCTAGCTGCACTGGTGGTTGAGAAACTG CTGCAGAAGACGGAGGCGAAGATGTCATTATTTGCAGATGTTGAGCATGTGGCCCTGCGCACAAGAGAATACACTGAAAAGACCAGAAAGAAGCTTCTGATGGAGCGGAACGCAATAATCGCAGCTCGCATGGGTGCACTGCCATCTAGGCCGAACCAGCAGGGTGCAGCTGGGAACAGATTGCCGCCCGGATATGGCGCCCCTGCAGTAAGACCGCCAAACGCAATGCCCCGGCCGAGCAGCTGA